From the genome of Deferribacteraceae bacterium V6Fe1:
GCTTCTTCTTCAGCTGGAATAGGAATAATCTTCTGCTCTATTGTCCTTATTACAGGCCCCATTTGGGCAAAGCCTATCTGGGGGACATGGTGGACTTGGGACCCAAGGCTTACTACCACGCTCATTTTGTGGTTTATCTATGTGGGTTACCTAATGTTAAGAAAATTTATAGATGAAGAGGACAAAAGGGCTAAGTTTGCTGCAGCGGTTGGTATCGTAGGTTTTATTGACGTGCCGATAGTTTTCTTGTCTATCAGATGGTGGAGGACAATCCACCCAAATGTTTTACAAAAAGGTGGCGGCGGGCTTCATCCTGATATGATTACAAGCCTAATCGTGTCAGTAATCGCATTTACATTTTTATACCTGATGCTGATGAACAAAAATTTAAAGATTAAAGCTTTGGAAAGAAAAATTCTTACAATAGAAAACGAATAAAAGGGGTTAATATGAAAAATTTCTGGTATTTATTCTCTGCTTATGCTGTCATATGGGTATTGATATTTTCTTACATACTTAAGCTTAACAGTAAAATCAAGGAGCTTAGCCAGAAAGTGGACAGGTTAACCTCTAAGGAATAGCCGTCACTTCTTCTTTTTCATAAAATCTATCAGTGACACCACATCCCTGTTGATGGCCTCAATATTTTCCTGCTTAATTTCGTCATAAATTTCCTTTCTGAATACCTGCACATTTTTTGGGGCTTCTATTCCTATCTTCACATTTTTACTCGATATATCCACAATCTTTATTTCTATATCGTCCCCAATCATCAGGCTTTCATTAAGCTTTCTCGTTAAAACTAACATGCTTCCCCTATTTGCTAAAGAGCGGCGTCTTCACTTTATAAATATCATCTTCTAAAATTATCTGTTTTGCAAGTTTTTTATTAGTGTTTATCACTACAGGGGCTTTTAAGTTAATTGTGGCATTTTGAGGGTCATCCTTAACCACTACAAGTCCGAAAAGTGCCATCTCTTCGTCTTTTTCAATCTGTAATACTTTGTAATCCCTTTTATTAAACTTTGGAGAATAATCAGGGAAAAATGTTTTTATGTCTGCAAGTATGAAAGTAACATTTTCATCTTGAACTGACTGGAAGTAAGAAAAAGGATAAAACTCTTCCGAAGAGATAAACAAAAAGTCTGACAGCTCATTAAATCCCAAGATAGGTGATACCATAGTCACCAAATCATCTTCGGTATACTCAAACTTGCCAAGTTTAGGTGAATTCAAAACTTTTTTCTCCATATTTTCCTCTTTTTTCAAAACTTTTTGTGCACTCATCTTACACCTCTATAAAATATTTATTATAAATAGTCCATAATTGACATCTGAAGCACTTTGGCAGCAGTTGACATAGCCATCTGATAAGCCTGCTGCGCCAATTGAAATTCCGTAATGGCCTTTGTCATATCTATTTCCGTTGAGCCAAGATATTTAGATTTTATCTCTTCGTTGGAAGTAGATATAGTCGTATGAAAATTAATCAGAGAATCCACTCTATTTTGCCTTGTGCCTGTCAAAGTCAAGTTTGTAGTTATCTGAGTCTCGGCTTTGTCAAGGACAGGAATTTCATAGTTAATCCCCGAGCCTACAGTTGAAGTGAAGGAATCTGCTGTATATAGCTTGCCTGCATCAAAACCTAATTTCACACCATCACCTACATCTTTTAACTTCCCAGCAGTATTAAGAGAAACATAATTTATCAGTTCACCACTGCTACCTGAAACCTTTATTTTTACTTCATCTCCGGGCTTAAAATACCCTAAAGTCCCGGCATAATCCCCTTCTAAAATCAGGTTGGTTATATCATTATTGTTATCAGTATCATAATTAAACGCTAAATTGCCGTTAACATTTGAGGCAACTATGTCGACACTGCCTGCTATTTTGGAATTTATCTCATTGGCTAATTCATCTATGGAGTTATATTTTTTTGCATCTACAGTAACAGACTTATTACTCCAATTTGTACCGTCAAAATACTTAAAAGTAAGTGTCCGCTCCAAATCTGTTGTATTTTCGAGCTCTAACACAGGTGTCTGTTTTGAATAAACAAATCTTTCACTACTGCCAAGCCCAAGTGCAGCCGCAGTAGTAGAGTCATTTGCATTAATCTCCACATTTTTCAGACCGCTGCCTGATTTTATTACAAGTTTATTGTTAAGAACTTCTGCTTTAATGCCTAGTCCCAAAAGGGTTGGGTTTTTATTAATAGCATTTAACAAATCGTCTGATGTGCCACCTGCTAAAATATTAAAACTTACGTTTGAAACATTTCCACTATTGTCAGACACCAAAACATCAAAGTCCAAGGGGTTTGCAGAAGGTAAAGATAAATTGCCTACACTTGAAATGCTTAGCTCTTTTTGAATGAAAAATTCAGTTTTATCCCCGACAGGCTGGACTTCATAAGTCCACTCATCATTATAATTACCTCTAAATGTCCCATCCAGATAAGGGCTTGCTGTAGACTTAAGGCTTTCGTCACGCCAAGCGCTCGGAGCCCCTATCCCCTCTTGGGGAATGTTCATATTCAGTGCATCGTAAAGATTTTTTAGCGACCTGAATATATCTACATTTTTACCTTCCTGAACAATATTCATGTCCCCAAGACTAAAGCTCGAATTTGCCTTCAAGCTGACTTCAAAGGACTGATTTGAACTTGAATCAACCACAACAGATACACCTGAGCCAAGATCGATTGGGCTGCCGTCATACCCGGTAACGGTCTTTGTAAGTATTGTTCCACCTTTAGCATCGACAACTGTCACATCCAAATCGGTAGGATTAACAGCATTTTGATTTATGGAAACTCGCCATGTATCATCACCATTCCCTTTGTATTTGCCAAGAAGTGTTACATTCCTATTTACTTCGGGATATCCAAGCCCTTTATTACTTTCGGCAAATCTGAGAGTAAATTTGCTCTCCCCTGAGCGTAAATCTCTTACATAGACATTCCCGTTTTCAATACTAGCCTTGACAGTATACCCATAAAGCTCTTCGATAAAGCCAAGTAAATCTCCTACCCTCTTTTCTGTAGCCACGGGAAATTCACTTCCATAGGCATTATCATATTTTGCAGTGCCGTTATGGCTTACAGCAAGATATGAATCTGATCCGTAATTTATATTTTCCAAATTAAACTTAATATCAAATGTGGAATTTGCACTAACATTTACATTTGAAATTTCATAAGATATCTTGAAGTTGAGCCCTTTGGCTTTTAAGGCATTGTCCAACGCATTTTTTATTTCAAATTTTTCTATATTCCCATCTGAGTTTTCATCTACAGGGGTAAAAGTGATTTTCTCACCGTTAATAACAAACTCTGTAGCGGTTGATGCAGACGCACTCACACCGGTAAAATCAACGGAAATCTTATTCTTAGTATCAAAATCATCATAATTTATCTCAAACCTTGTATCTTTCCCTTTTACTTCATACTTAAAATTCGGATCATATGTCACAACTTTGAAAGTCACACTTGATGATGTATAGATTGGATTAATAACGGAATAGTTATTCCCTACTGCCGTAGTTATTGCACTTTCAATAGATGCCTCGTCAAATGAGCTAAAATTGACCGTACTAGCTACAGATGAATTCGGAACCAATAAATCCACAGTTGCAGCGCCAGTAATATTTATCTCATCACTTACTTCTATGTTTCCTTCAAACCCTAAAGTGTTATTTTTTGAGCCGTAAAGTTCAAAATTAACCATATTGCCAGCTCTTGTGGTACTAAAAAGTATTTTATCACCGTCGGCACTTGCCTCTATCTCATTCCCAAGACCATTTGTTTCAAGTATTCTATTCAAGCTAAATACCACATCGTCCATATCTTGATATGCTCTTTTGTCCATTGTGAGCAGATAATCTTTCCCGGCATATTTTAATAATATAGACCTTTCCGAATCATTTTTATCTGTCATGTCAAGTGTCGCACTATTGACAGACAATAATTTTGCCGCACCGACTTTATATCCGTAATGGTCAGTCCCTGAAATATCAATATAGTCTGCATCCCCCAAATTTGCCGAATCTATCTGAGAAAACTTTGTGGTAGAAGTTATCCCCAAACCTTTTACTGTGTTGTATCTTGTAGATTTTAACACTCTGTCAGCCTCAAGAAATACCTCTTTGCCTGTAAGATTTAAAGTAACTTCCTGATTATATCCGATTTTGGTATTAATTTTTCCCAAATCCCCATGGTATCTGATATCATCTCCGGGCTTAAAGTAAAAATCTATCTTGCTGTTTGTAAAATCACTTTCAGGGAGCTTTACCGCAAAACCAAGACCCGTATTTATAACTTTCCCCGGCTCAAATTTAACTGAAATAGAAGTGCTTGTCCTGTTGCCACCTTTAGCCGTCTCATCGCTACCGTTTGAGTCAAGAAAAAGAATATTATTATTTTTATCATAAACGGAAATTGTCACGATATCAGTATTTGCATCCTTGTTTAAATATATCGAATATGCACCCTCATCAGGCTCCGGCATGTCCCCAAAAACTTTTCTCGTATAAACTTCCACCTCAGAGTTATCTGAGCTTACAGAAGATATTTCCCTTGTATCTGCAGTAAAAGGAGTTGTTTCAGTCTCAAAGCCTGCAAACAGATATCTTCCCATATAGTTTGCATTACCAATATCAACCATTGAGTCCAAGATATTGATTACATCCCCTGCAAGTGCTTTTCGACTGGTAGCACTCTGGCTATCATTGGCACCGGCTATGGCGTATTGGTTTTTTGCCTGACTTAATAAGTCTATTGCCCTTTGCAGCTCATTATCTGTATTTGTAATCCAAGATAGTGCATTTTCTGCATTTGACTTAAACTGATCAGCTTCATCTATTGTCCTTTGAACATTAATAGCACTTACATAATTTATGGGGCTTTCTTCAGGCTTTAGCAATGTCCTGCCCACTGTCACCTTTTCATTGCTGTCTGTCAGCTTTGTGAGAGATTTCTCCAAGTTGGACATATATTTAAAAGGCAATAAATTAAAAGTTACTCGCATATGTCACCCCTATCTGCCAACAAGTCCGACCCCATTGATAAGCTTGTCTATCATCTGGTCAACCGCAGTAATGAATCTTGCGTTTGCCTCGTAAGCTTTTTGAAACTTTATGAGGTTTGTAAATTCCTCATCAATGGAGACACCTTTTATCTGCTCCAACTTCATAGTGAATTGGTCAACAGACTGTTTTTTTGAGTCATAAAATGTATTTACTTGATTTTTATCAGCTGCGATGGTTGTGGTAAAAACCGAGTAAAATTCATCAATGGAATAATTCCCATTTACAAGCTTACTAAATTTCAAATTTGATAATTCAAGGGCGTTTGAATTATCTCCGGGTGCGGTAGATTTGGCAGTTGCTATAAAATTAGGATTGGTAGCAAGAAAATCATTTACTGCAATATCACTTGCGCCTGAACCTTTAAAATAGCCATAAAGGCCTGATGCCACCAAAAAATTTGTCGTATCTTCAACAAATGAAAATGTATATCCTTCATCCGCAGTAATTTTTATTGTATTACCACTTGAAATCTGTGCGGAAATTTTACCGCTCGCCACAGTTGCCCCTGCCTGATTAATCTTTTCTATTACCGAATAAAGATTATCCTCTTCAGGGTTGATATCGATATCAAAATTCCCTGATACTTCACCTTCACTATTGTAGACGGCAATTCTAAATGTCCCTTCATTTATATCATAAGGGAATTTACCGGCATCCCTTGTAAAAAGAAATGTCGGACTTTGCACCCCGTTTGTAGATGTTATGGAGTTAAACCTTTCCACCCCAAGGCCAGTAGAATGTATTCTGTTGGTTTCTTTGATAAGGGTCTGAGCAAGCTCATCAAGCTTGCCTTTATAAGAAGTTAATGTTTCATCCCTTGTTTTTAATTCTCCGGCAAGTTTGCCTGAATATATTTTAGAAGTTATATCCACCAATGGGTTATTGCTCCCTTTTGTCCCCCAATATATATCGTAATGATTGTCATTATCTTCATTTTTGACAGTATATATCTCGTTAATTACATCCGAATCCACCAGAGTAATTCCACCAACTAAAACTGCAATCTGCCCGTCATCCCTTTCAGAAGTGGTTATATTGACATACTCTGACAGTTTGTTAAGAAGTAACTCTCTTTGATCACGAAAATCGTTAGCCTTATTTTCCCCGGCTTCAACTTTACCTATCTGTATGTTTATCTGCCTTATATTTTCAGCTATATCATTAATCTCATTTACATACTGCTCAATTTTAAAATCCGAAGTGCCTTGCAATCTTTCAAGCTGTGTATAACTCTCCTGAATCTTGCTGGTTAAAATATCCGTTTTGTTAATAAGTTCAATTTTCTTAACCTGAGACTCGTCAGAGTTATCCGGTGCCGTATTTGCCAAGCTTTGCCATGCATTAAAATAGTCTTTCAAAGCATCTCCAAGGCCAGAACCACTTTCAAGCTCATTAAAATAGATAGACACTTCATCCAGAGATGTTTGAAGTGAAGACCAATAGCTGAGGGATGATGTTTCCCTTCTTAAATTGTCAGCCAAAACATTATCATATGTCCTTTCTATGTACTCTACTTTTGAACCCCTTCCAAAAGGTCCTGGGGTAACAAGAAGAGGATTTTGGGTCGTAACTACGGCGCGCTGCCTTGAATACCCTTCCGTATTAGCATTGGCTATATTATGACCAGTTACATCAATCCCTGCCTGGGATGTCATCAGCCCTGAAATACCGGTATATAAAGTACCGAAAATATTGGACATACTAATCCCCTTTTATGCACTTCTTGTGAAAGAAGCTAATTTGGCTGCCTTTGCCCCGCTACTGCTGTAAGAATGCCCGGTAGAAATTCCTATTTTATCAAAAAAATCTGATATAAGCCTAAGATTTGTAGAGTAAAGGACTTTAATGGCAAGATTTTCATTGTGAGTTTTAGCCGCAAGCTCTGTAAGTCTTTTTTTCAAATCCATTAATTCCTGTTTCTCAGGAGAATCTGAAAGGTGATCTATAATGTCATTAAGATTATTCCCAACCAAGCCATTTAGATTGCAATACTTTTTAATATACTTATCTTTGGCTTCATCCAAAACCCTGTCTTTGTAAATAACAGTATCCTTTTGCTTTGCAACCTCAATAACCTTGTCTATGTCCCAATGAGTTATATAATATTTCTCTTTCTCTATTATAGAGTTAAGCTCTTCCAGCAGATTCAGTTGACTTTTAAGCACACCTATAAGGTTCTGGATTGTTTCCATATCTTCCTCCAATTTTTAGCTTTAGGTGAACTTTAAAACAGGTCGTCTACAGCAGTATTAACTATCTTTTCTACCACTTTTCTGCCGGAGAAATCATATGTACCGGTTTCAATCTGCTTCTTTATCTCACTAACCTTCTCAGCTCTTACTTCCGGTGCAGATTTAACCTTGGACACAAGACTATCAACCTTGCCTGAAGAAGACAGCTCGACCTTATCCTTTGCGGTCCTTTCTTTACCACTCGGCTTAGCCTGCTCACTGTCCTTTTTGACAGCTTTCCCCAAATTTTCATAAGCAATGTTAATTTTGTCTTCAATTCTCATAGTCTCCTCCAGTTACAACTGGATAATCGGCAGAATTTTAAATAACTTTAACAAAAATTACAACCTTTTAAAGTTCACTTTCTATATTCCAAATTTCATGCCATAATTTTCAGGCTATTTTTAGCCGTTTTTGCCACATTTTCTGAAAGCAAAGAGTATTTTTTTCCTTCACTCTGAGAATAATTTTCCTTAAAAAAGGATAAAAGCATCTCTTTAATACCGCCTGAGGAATTTTTAGCTGCAGCCTTAGAAACTTCAAAGTCAAACATCTCAGTAAATGTTTTTTCACCTTCAGACTTCTTTATAAAATCCGACTCATAACTCCCCTGCCTGCCTGTTTTCATAATTATATTGTAAAACAGTGCCTCAAACTCTTCACACGCCTTTTCGAGCCTTTTGGTTTGAGTGTCTGCTATCTTTATATTTGGGCTACCTATATTTTTAATCATTAGATTACCTCCAACTCACCTTGCAAAGCACCTGCTGCTTTAATTGCCTGCAATACCGCGATTAAATCTCTTGGGGAAACCTTAATGGCATTAAGTGCCTTCACAAGGTCACTAATTTTTACACCTTCGGGTATCATCATTAATTTTGCATCCTCTTCTTCAACTTGGACTTCTTGATTATTTGTTACTACCGTCTGCCCTTCTGAAAATGGTGCCGGCTGAGAAACTTCGACAGTATTTGTTATCTTTATTGTCAAGTTACCATGAGACACCGCAACAGTTGAAATCCTAACATCAGAGCCCATAACAATAGTCCCTGTCCTTTCATCCACTACCACTTTAGCAAATGTTTCAGGCTGAATTTCAAGGCTAATCACTTTGTTAACAAACTCATAATAATTATTTTTAAATTCTTGAGGAACAATAATCTTTATTGTCGTAGGATTTGCAATGACAGCTATGTCTTCACCAAAATATCTGTTTATGGTATTTTTTGCCTGCACTATATTTGAAATACTCAAATTGCTAAAACTCAAGCTCAAATAATCACTGCTCAAATTAAACGGTATCTCTTTTTCTATTAATGCACCGTTTGGTATCCTGCCAACTGTCGGATGATTCTTTACTGCACCTGCACCACCCGCAGAGACATTCATCCCACCTACTGAAATTGGTCCTTGAGCCACAGCATAAATCTGACCGTTTGGAGCAGAAAGCGGTGTCAAAAGGAGTGTTCCACCTTCGAGGCTTTTAGCATCCCCAATTGAGGAAACGACCACATCCACTTTTGTACCGGTCCCGGCAAATGGAGATAATTTTGCTGTCACCATAACTGCAGCGACATTTTTAACGCTGACTTTAGCCTTATCTACGGTTATACCCATTCTATCAAGCATATTAACCAACGATTGTATGGTAAACTCAGTCCCTGACTTGTCACCTGTACCGTTCAATCCGACAACTAAACCATACCCAATAAGCTGATTGTCCCTTATTCCATCTATAGTTGCAATGTCCCTAATTTTTACACTTGCCTCCAAAAAGGATGCTGTAAGTAACATCATGATAATAATTATATATTTTTTCATCTCAACCTCCCTTAAAACGGCCATATCCAGTCTATTACGCTGCCAAGCCACCCTTTCCTATTGGCATCACTTAATACACCTTTTCCGGTATATGTAATCTGAGCGTCGGCTATTGCAGTGGAAAGTACCGTATTGTTTGCATCTATATCTTTTTGTCTAATTATACCTTTTACAGAGATAGTCTGCTTTTCCTGATCAACAAGTATCTCCCTATTCCCCTCAATCACAAGGTTTCCGGAAGGTAAAATATCTACGATTCTTGCAGCAATTGTAGCCGATACCGAGTCAGATTTTTTCTTTGCACCCGAACCCGTAAAAGAGTTGGATGTGCTTGCTGCTACGGTTGGGTCAAATGCATTCCCTTTCTTTAAAAAATTTGTCATACCCAAATTCAAAGGGAGCCCCATTAAATTTGTAATACCGCTGTTATATGCAGATGATTTGCTTGTTTTTGTGGAATTAGAATTAGTGGCTGAAGAAGACTCAATAATCTTTACTATGATTATGTCCCCGAGAGACCGCCCTTTGTAATCCAAAAACATAACTCCCGAATTACCAACATCGGCCCATAAGGACGGGGATGGCTGTTTTTGCTTCAATGCATTATTATATTTTGCGACCTCTTCATTGTAACTTAATTTTGAAACATTGGAATCGACTTTAGGTTTCTTTGAACAACCTGTAAAGATTAGCAAAACTGCCAATATTATTAAAAAACCCTTTTTCATATGCCACCTCAAACAACTTTTTATGCTTTGCATTTGAAATAGCATATCTTATGCCAAAATTTTTGAGAAATTTTTACCTATCAGAATACTACAAGTGCGGTCTTTTCACCTTTATATACAGCAGTTAGAATTTTTCCTGAATCCAAATTTTTAACCTGCAACTTCTCACCTATATAACTATTCTCAAGTACTTCCCCTACAGTTGCGACAGCAATAAATTTATCTCTGAATAATATTTTTACCTTTTCACCTTTAAAAATATCGGGCTTTCTGTAGGTATTTTTTTCCAAAATAGGTTTACCTGCATAGATTGTTGATTTGGCAAGCTTTTCATCCAAATCATCTGCCAACATATCCCTGATATTAGTTATATTTACAAGCTGCTCTGTATAGTTATTTTTAAATTCTGCCCCTTTATCAATCTTGCTTGTCGCCACAAAACCTTTTTTGTATGTCTCAACATATGCATAAATTCGATACTCTCTTTGTCCGTTATTGATATAAACATCAGTCGACCCGAATGGAATTTCTTTTACTCTGACCTGAAATTCTCCTTTCGCACTTGCAAATATAGTTTTGTTATAATTTATCTTTTTAACCTTAAATTTTAAGCCTTCAAATCTGTTAAGCTCACTTATTAGCTTTTGGAAAATCTCTTTCTCTTCAATAGGCACACCTTTCCTCGTTACGACTATTTTCTCAGGAAATTTTTGTCTGAGAAGTTTTATGTCGTAATTAGTCAATTGTGCAATTTTAGTAAGATAAATATTGACACTTTCATTGTATTCAAGCCCGCAATAGGCAGGCTTGTGTTCAAACATTTTATCTATTTCGTCAAGATAAACACAATCGGTATCGACAGTTAATGTGCCTGCAAAGCTCAAACTGTAAGTTAAAAGTACAATTAATATAAGTCTAACCATAACTTATTTCAAATTATTAACTATCTGAAGCATCTCGTCTCCGGTCTGAATCGCCTTGGAGTTTATCTCATATGCCCTTTGACCGGTAATCATATTAACCATCTCTTCCACCACATTTACATTGCTCATTTCAAGTACACCCTGAGCAATACTGCCGATACCGTCTTCACCCGGCACACCAGTCGTAGGCTCACCGCTAGCACCTGTCTGAAGATAGATATTGTTCCCGATAGATTTCAAACCTGATGGGTTTATAAATCTTGCAAGCTCGATATTTCCTACCTCAGAAGTTGCTGCTTCCCCAGGTAAAGTAACTGAAACCGTCCCATCAGTCCCGATAGAAATACTTGTGGCATTTTCAGGAATATTTATTGTTGGCTCAAGTAAATAACCTTCAGGAGTAACTATATCTCCATCGCTGTTGAGTTTGAATGAACCTGCTCTTGTGTAACCGATATTGCCATCAGGAAGCGTAACCTGAAAAAAACCGTCCCCCTCAATTGCAATATCAAGCATGTTACCTGTTTGCTGGAAGTTGCCCTGGCTGAATATCTTTTCAGTTGCCACAACATTTGAACCAAGACCTATCTGTATCCCCGTAGGGTGAGAAATGCCCGTAGCAGTTATTGCGCCAGCGGGACGAAGCTCCTGATATAGCAAATCCTGAAAGTTAACTCTTGATTTTTTAAACCCTGCATTATTTACGTTTGCTAAGTTATTTGCAATATTATCAATATTAATTTGTTGGGTAGTCATCCCACTTGCTGCTGTCCAAAGTGCTCTTAACATAATCTATCCTCCTTAAGCTATTTTTCCCAATTCGTTTGCCGCCCTCTCATTGAGGGTGTCCATTGTCCTGATAACTCTCTGATATGTCTCAAAAGCTCTGTGTGTGCTTATCATGTTAACCATCTCCCTGACCGGGTTTATGTTACTTTCCTCCAAATACCCCTGCATTACACGAGGGTTTTCAGATTCTTCCGGCAAGGTATCTATCGCAGTAAAAAGGTTATATCCTGTCTTTTGAAGCTTTGACTTATCCTCAAATTCTACCACATAAAGATTATCTACTACCGTGCCGTCCACCGTAATCTGACCATTCCCCAAAATCGAAACGTTTCCGTTTGGAATTCTTATCCCTTCATTATTTTCAACATTTCTTGATAATACCCTATACCCTTGCTGAGTAACAAGGTAACCATCATTATCAATTTTAAAATTGCCGGCTTTAGTAAATTTTATTCCAAAAGGCGTATCAACAGCAAAAAAAGCATCAGGATTGCTAAGTGCCAAGTCAAAAGGATTCCCTGTCTGCCTTATGTTGCCTGAAGAAAAATCGGTTGCTACCTCTGCAAGCCTTGATACTGCATTAATTGTCTGATTATATTTGCTCTGCCTGATAATATCTTGAGGAAAATCTTCTTCTTTTTTCAGATAACTCTCAAAAGTAGGAGTATCCATTTTGTAACCAGCTGTATTTATGTTGGACAAATTGTTACTTAAAACATCAAGCTTTTTCTCCATTTGAAGCATCCCGCTTGCTGCCACATAGAGCCCGTTAAGCATCTTTCCCCCCTTTTTTCATATCGAAGACTTTTGGAAAAGTTTTATCTATCAAATATTCTAAACCTTTGATTTTAAGATATGATACAGGTCTTGCCGCTTTGCCTGGAAAATAAAAAAAATTACTGTCACTTTTTGACAGAACGGT
Proteins encoded in this window:
- the flgF gene encoding flagellar basal-body rod protein FlgF — translated: MLNGLYVAASGMLQMEKKLDVLSNNLSNINTAGYKMDTPTFESYLKKEEDFPQDIIRQSKYNQTINAVSRLAEVATDFSSGNIRQTGNPFDLALSNPDAFFAVDTPFGIKFTKAGNFKIDNDGYLVTQQGYRVLSRNVENNEGIRIPNGNVSILGNGQITVDGTVVDNLYVVEFEDKSKLQKTGYNLFTAIDTLPEESENPRVMQGYLEESNINPVREMVNMISTHRAFETYQRVIRTMDTLNERAANELGKIA